One segment of Bradyrhizobium sp. WD16 DNA contains the following:
- a CDS encoding PilZ domain-containing protein, with amino-acid sequence MAAERRSGERVVFERGFAAIMMGIDGTWRRNCVMEDVSETGAKLTVEGSVEGLNLKEFFLLLSSTGLAYRRCELSWVNGDQIGVTFLKQVDKKKKAGRRASTEA; translated from the coding sequence ATGGCAGCGGAGCGCCGCAGCGGCGAACGGGTGGTTTTCGAGCGCGGCTTCGCCGCGATCATGATGGGGATCGACGGCACCTGGCGCCGCAACTGCGTCATGGAGGACGTGTCGGAAACCGGCGCCAAACTCACGGTCGAGGGCTCGGTCGAAGGCCTCAACCTGAAGGAATTCTTCCTGCTGCTGTCGTCGACCGGCCTCGCCTATCGTCGCTGCGAATTGTCCTGGGTGAATGGCGACCAGATCGGCGTCACCTTCCTCAAGCAGGTCGACAAGAAAAAGAAAGCCGGCCGCCGCGCCAGCACCGAGGCCTGA
- a CDS encoding PAS domain-containing sensor histidine kinase yields the protein MSGVVRAIRRTWMSGTSLVRGRAPSYAVRALAAFTLAGLTEAHAETALGEQVDSFLGLTQQELAALALTLGVLGFSVVATIALMRTRLQAAKVEKRLRADVRALQGDNDRLRALLFTEPQVLISWPAAASRPEISGDLALLLPPAAQQQPQRVLAFGTWLAPDPALRMDRAVDALRADGTPFALHFATSAGRAVEAIGRAIGGQAIIRIRELGGVRRELAETTQRYKNLQEETEILRGFAAALPWPVWARRADGSLVFANAAYAHAAEAADISEAVVRNVELLDSGDRQDMARALTETGRFAARLPIVISGERRIFDVRAFAVGGGSAGAAIDASEAAALKAALTRMAEDHRRTLDQLSSGVAVFDARRRLAFYNDSYRRLWGLDQTFLDSNPDDSSVLDRLRATRKIPEQPDFRQWKAKLHEAYRAVEPAKDVWYLPDGRAVSVATTPNPEGGVTYIFDDVSERYNLARQYDGLIRVQRETLDNLAEAVAVFGSDGRASLFNPTFVKMWKLSPEAMQQRPHIDTVEGWCRPLFDDAAAWQRIRSAVTAIDDRRPVPLNLERRDGSVLDCMAMPLPDGATMLTFQDVTDTVNVERALRERNEALEAADQMKVDFVHHVSYELRSPLTTIIGFAHFLSDPATGPLTQKQDEYLGYITSSTNALLAIINNILDLATIDAGAMTLNLGPVDIRKAIESAAEGIQDRLARDHIRLAIDAAPGIGSFVADERRVVQVLYNLLANSVGFAPQDSTITIAARRSDDRISFSVTDSGPGIPPDVRDKVFDWFESHANGSRHRGAGLGLSLVRSFVELHGGRVRVDSVVGNGTVVTCDFPLDQVAQRTAAE from the coding sequence ATGTCGGGCGTGGTCAGGGCGATACGTCGGACCTGGATGTCGGGGACATCGCTGGTGCGCGGGCGAGCGCCGTCATACGCCGTGAGAGCGCTCGCCGCCTTCACGCTGGCCGGCCTGACCGAAGCCCACGCCGAGACGGCGCTCGGCGAGCAGGTCGACAGCTTTCTCGGCCTGACCCAGCAGGAGCTTGCGGCGCTGGCCCTGACGCTGGGCGTGCTCGGCTTCTCGGTGGTCGCGACCATCGCCTTGATGCGCACCCGGCTGCAGGCGGCGAAGGTCGAAAAGCGGCTGCGCGCCGATGTCCGGGCGCTGCAGGGCGACAATGACCGACTGCGCGCATTATTGTTCACCGAACCGCAGGTGCTGATCTCCTGGCCGGCCGCCGCATCGCGCCCCGAGATCAGCGGCGATCTCGCGCTGCTGCTGCCGCCAGCAGCGCAGCAACAACCGCAGCGGGTGCTGGCCTTCGGCACCTGGCTGGCGCCCGATCCGGCCCTACGCATGGACCGCGCGGTGGACGCGCTGCGTGCCGACGGCACCCCCTTTGCGCTGCACTTCGCCACGTCGGCCGGTCGCGCCGTCGAGGCGATCGGACGCGCCATCGGCGGCCAGGCCATCATCCGCATCCGCGAACTCGGCGGCGTCCGCCGCGAGCTGGCGGAGACGACCCAGCGCTACAAGAACCTGCAGGAGGAGACCGAGATCCTGCGCGGCTTTGCGGCGGCGCTGCCCTGGCCGGTCTGGGCGCGGCGGGCCGACGGATCGCTGGTGTTCGCCAATGCCGCCTATGCCCATGCCGCCGAAGCCGCGGACATTTCCGAAGCCGTGGTGCGCAACGTCGAACTGCTCGACAGCGGCGACCGCCAGGACATGGCGCGGGCGCTGACCGAGACCGGCCGCTTTGCGGCGCGGTTGCCGATCGTGATCAGCGGCGAGCGCCGCATCTTCGACGTCCGCGCCTTTGCCGTCGGCGGCGGCAGCGCCGGCGCGGCGATCGACGCCAGCGAGGCCGCGGCGCTCAAGGCGGCGCTGACGCGCATGGCGGAGGACCATCGCCGCACCCTCGACCAGCTCTCCTCGGGAGTCGCGGTGTTCGATGCCCGGCGCCGCCTCGCCTTCTACAACGATTCCTATCGGCGGCTCTGGGGCCTCGATCAGACCTTCCTCGATTCCAACCCCGACGATTCCAGCGTGCTCGACCGGCTGCGGGCGACGCGCAAGATCCCCGAGCAGCCGGATTTCCGGCAATGGAAGGCCAAGCTGCACGAGGCCTATCGCGCGGTCGAGCCGGCCAAGGACGTCTGGTATCTGCCCGACGGCCGCGCCGTGAGCGTCGCCACCACGCCCAATCCCGAAGGCGGCGTCACCTATATCTTCGACGACGTCTCCGAGCGCTACAATCTGGCGCGGCAATATGACGGCCTGATCCGAGTCCAGCGCGAGACTCTCGACAATCTCGCCGAGGCGGTGGCGGTGTTCGGCAGCGACGGCCGCGCCAGCCTGTTCAATCCCACCTTCGTCAAGATGTGGAAGTTGTCGCCGGAGGCGATGCAGCAGCGCCCCCACATCGACACCGTCGAAGGCTGGTGCCGGCCGCTGTTCGATGACGCCGCCGCCTGGCAGCGCATCCGCAGCGCGGTGACGGCGATCGACGACCGCCGTCCTGTGCCGCTGAACCTCGAACGCAGGGACGGCAGTGTGCTCGACTGCATGGCGATGCCGCTGCCCGACGGCGCCACGATGCTGACCTTCCAGGACGTCACCGACACCGTCAATGTCGAGCGCGCCCTGCGCGAACGCAACGAGGCGCTGGAAGCCGCCGACCAGATGAAGGTGGATTTCGTCCACCACGTCTCCTACGAGCTGCGCTCGCCGCTGACCACCATCATCGGCTTCGCGCATTTCCTCAGCGACCCGGCGACCGGCCCGCTGACGCAAAAGCAGGACGAGTATCTCGGCTACATCACCAGCTCGACCAACGCGCTGCTGGCGATCATCAACAACATCCTCGACCTCGCCACCATCGATGCCGGCGCGATGACGCTCAATCTCGGTCCGGTCGACATCCGCAAGGCGATCGAGTCCGCCGCCGAAGGCATCCAGGACCGCCTCGCCCGCGATCACATTCGCCTCGCCATCGATGCCGCCCCTGGCATCGGCAGCTTCGTCGCCGATGAGCGCCGTGTCGTCCAGGTGCTCTACAATCTCCTCGCCAACTCGGTCGGTTTCGCCCCCCAGGACAGCACCATCACCATCGCCGCGCGCCGCAGCGACGACAGGATCAGCTTCAGCGTGACCGACTCCGGGCCCGGCATCCCGCCCGACGTTCGCGACAAGGTGTTCGACTGGTTCGAGAGCCACGCCAACGGCTCGCGCCATCGCGGCGCCGGGCTCGGCCTGTCGCTGGTGCGCTCCTTCGTCGAATTGCACGGCGGCAGGGTGCGGGTCGACAGCGTCGTCGGCAATGGTACCGTGGTCACCTGCGACTTCCCGCTCGACCAGGTCGCGCAGCGCACCGCCGCCGAATGA
- a CDS encoding nucleotidyltransferase family protein gives MPVTPTTAMILAAGFGQRMRPLTDHLPKPLVPVAGKPLLDHALDRVAAAGVPTAVVNVHYLADQIIAHVAGRAHPRVEISDERNQILGTGGGVVKALPLLGDAPFFHINSDTLWIDGVRPNLSRLAEAFDPARMDILLLLAPTAASIGYSGSGDYAMAPDGALRRRKENQVVPFVYAGAAIMTPSIFREAPAGEFSLTKIFDAVNERERLFGLRLDGTWMHVGTPDAIAAAEDAYLASVA, from the coding sequence ATGCCCGTGACGCCGACCACCGCCATGATCCTTGCCGCCGGCTTCGGCCAGCGCATGCGCCCGCTGACCGATCACCTGCCCAAGCCGCTGGTTCCGGTCGCCGGCAAGCCGCTGCTCGACCACGCCCTCGACCGTGTCGCCGCTGCCGGCGTCCCCACCGCGGTGGTCAATGTCCATTATCTTGCCGACCAGATCATCGCTCACGTCGCCGGCCGCGCACATCCACGCGTGGAGATTTCGGACGAGCGCAACCAGATCCTCGGCACCGGCGGCGGCGTGGTCAAGGCGCTGCCGCTGCTCGGCGATGCGCCGTTCTTCCACATCAACTCCGATACCCTGTGGATCGACGGCGTCCGCCCCAACCTGTCGCGCCTCGCCGAAGCCTTCGATCCGGCGCGGATGGACATCCTGCTCCTGCTGGCACCGACCGCCGCCAGCATCGGTTACAGCGGCAGCGGCGATTACGCCATGGCGCCGGACGGCGCGCTGCGCCGGCGCAAGGAGAACCAGGTGGTGCCCTTCGTCTATGCCGGCGCCGCGATCATGACCCCGTCGATCTTCAGGGAAGCGCCCGCCGGCGAATTCTCGCTGACGAAGATCTTCGACGCCGTCAACGAGCGCGAACGGCTGTTCGGGCTGCGCCTCGACGGCACCTGGATGCATGTCGGCACGCCCGATGCCATTGCTGCCGCCGAGGACGCCTATCTCGCCAGCGTCGCCTGA
- the tsaE gene encoding tRNA (adenosine(37)-N6)-threonylcarbamoyltransferase complex ATPase subunit type 1 TsaE: MTLTLALGNETATAQLMADLALLIGPGDVIALRGDLGAGKTAAARALIRYLAGDDELEVPSPTFTLAQSYDLPPYPVLHTDLYRIGDPGELEEIGLAPLPDGALVLIEWPERAGALLPADRIDIELTHRPALGASARAAAITGHGKGIEKVERLAALREFLEQTGFMAAQRRRMAGDASTRSYARLIRDDDCHILMNSPRRPDGPAIYHGKSYSAAVHLAEDVTPFVAVADALRHAGISAPTVSYADLDCGFLITEDFGTEGVLEGSPPTPIVARYEAATDLLVKLHGEPRPARLPLTAQRDYVIPPFDIDAMLIEISLMLDWYLPDRGVAIDDEQRRRFMTLWRGVLARIVALPPTWMLRDYHSPNLIWLAERSGTDRVGVIDFQDTVMGPPAYDLVSLLQDARVDVPEPLEIALLTRYAKLRRAADAAFDPAGFAASYATMSAQRNTRLLGTFARLNRRDGKPHYLKHQPRIWTYLQRALAHPSLADLRAWFAAQVPPPAA, encoded by the coding sequence ATGACCCTGACCCTCGCCCTCGGCAACGAGACCGCCACCGCCCAGCTGATGGCGGACCTCGCGCTGCTGATCGGCCCCGGCGACGTGATCGCGCTGCGTGGTGATCTCGGCGCCGGCAAGACCGCAGCGGCAAGGGCGCTGATCCGCTATCTCGCCGGCGACGACGAACTCGAGGTGCCGAGCCCGACCTTCACCCTCGCCCAGAGCTACGACCTGCCGCCCTATCCGGTGCTCCACACCGACCTCTACCGTATCGGCGATCCCGGCGAACTGGAGGAAATCGGGCTGGCGCCGCTGCCAGACGGGGCGCTGGTGCTGATCGAGTGGCCGGAACGCGCCGGCGCGCTCCTGCCGGCGGACCGCATCGACATCGAACTGACCCATCGCCCGGCGCTGGGAGCGAGCGCGCGCGCTGCCGCGATCACCGGCCACGGCAAGGGCATCGAGAAGGTCGAACGCCTCGCCGCGTTGCGCGAATTCCTCGAACAGACCGGTTTCATGGCGGCGCAGCGCCGGCGCATGGCGGGCGACGCGTCGACGCGCAGCTACGCCCGCCTGATCCGCGACGACGACTGCCATATCCTGATGAATTCGCCCAGGCGGCCCGACGGCCCGGCGATCTACCACGGCAAGTCCTACAGCGCCGCAGTCCACCTCGCCGAGGATGTCACGCCGTTCGTCGCCGTGGCGGACGCCCTGCGCCATGCCGGCATCTCAGCCCCGACGGTCTCCTATGCCGATCTCGACTGCGGCTTCCTCATCACCGAGGACTTCGGCACCGAGGGCGTGCTCGAAGGCTCGCCGCCGACGCCCATCGTCGCGCGTTACGAAGCCGCCACCGACCTCCTGGTCAAACTGCATGGCGAGCCGCGGCCGGCGCGGCTGCCGCTGACGGCACAACGGGACTACGTCATCCCGCCGTTCGACATCGACGCCATGCTGATCGAGATCAGCCTGATGCTCGACTGGTACCTGCCGGACCGCGGTGTCGCCATCGACGACGAACAGCGCCGGCGCTTTATGACGCTATGGCGCGGCGTGCTGGCAAGAATCGTGGCGCTGCCGCCGACCTGGATGCTGCGCGACTACCATTCGCCCAACCTGATCTGGCTGGCGGAGCGCAGCGGCACCGACCGGGTCGGCGTCATCGACTTCCAGGACACGGTGATGGGACCGCCGGCCTATGACCTCGTCTCGCTGCTGCAGGACGCGCGGGTGGACGTGCCGGAGCCGCTCGAAATCGCGCTGCTGACGCGCTACGCCAAACTGCGCCGCGCCGCCGATGCCGCTTTCGATCCCGCCGGCTTCGCCGCGAGCTATGCCACCATGTCGGCCCAGCGCAACACGCGCCTGCTCGGCACCTTCGCCCGCCTCAACCGGCGCGATGGCAAGCCGCACTACCTCAAGCATCAGCCGCGCATCTGGACCTACCTGCAGCGCGCCCTGGCGCACCCCTCGCTCGCCGACCTCAGGGCCTGGTTCGCCGCCCAGGTGCCGCCACCGGCGGCCTGA